The Gammaproteobacteria bacterium genome includes the window TGCATCCATATCACAGGCACGTCCAGCAAAGTGGACAGGCAAAATAGCCCGTGTTTTAGGCGTAATACATGCTTCAATCGAATCTGGGTCAATGTTCATCGAATGCACATCGACATCCGCCAATACGGGCGTTGCGCCGGCGTGAATGATGGCATTCACCGTCGCACAAAAGGTCAATGCTGTGGTAATGACCTCATCGCCCGGCGCGAGATTAGCAGCACGTAAGCTAAGATGCAGCGCGGCTGTGCAGGAACTTAGAGCAGCGACTAAGGATGAATCGACTCCCTTATATCCGGCGAAATCGCCTTCGAATTGGGTAACCTTGGGACCGGTACCCAACCATCCCGAGCGCATCGTGACGAGGACTTCATCGATTTCGGCTTGCTCTATTTGCGGTGCACCGAACACCAGAAGTTCGCTCCGCATGGGGTCGAATTTGGGGGTTTGCTTTTTGGAGTTGTCGTTCAAGAGTGCGGTAGGATTTTATTGTTATTGCTTATCATAATTTGGTTGGCCTCAAACAGAGATTCGAACGTCCCGGCGTCGGTCCAACGGCCACGGCAAATATCGTATTGAAGCTGATTCTTTTCTATGTATGCATTGTTGACAGTGGTGATCTCAAACTCACCGCGCGCCGAAGGTTTAATACTTCGAATGATGTCGAAGATCTGATCATCGTAGAAGTAGAGCCCTATAACGGCGTACGATGATTTGGGATTGCTCGGTTTTTCCTGAATCTCAAGAACCTGATGCTCATCGAGCGCTGCAACGCCGAAGCGTTCCGGATCACCCACTTTTTTCAGGAGAACACGCGCACCTTTGTCTTGTTTCTGGAAATTGTCTGCATAAGGCGCAATGCTATATTCGAAAACATTATCGCCGAGAATAACGCAGATTTTTTCGGCTACGATGAAATCTTCTGCCAACGCGAGCGCGTGCGCAATTCCACCCACTTTCTCCTGAACTTTGTAGCTGAGGATGCACCCAAACTCCTCTCCACTACCAAGGCAGCGAACGACGTCGCCCATGTGCAGGGTACTGGTTACGACCAAAATGCTTCGAATCCCCGCACCTGTAAGCTGCCTGATCGGGTGGAACAGCATTGGCTCGGCGCCGACGGGGAGTAGGTGCTTATTTGTTGCTTTTGTTAGTGGATGCAGCCGTGTACCAAGCCCGCCGGCCAATATGACCCCTTTCATTGCTTAACCCAGTCCCAACCGTTCGCCCTGATAGCTTCCTGATATTACTCGTTCACACCAATCGAGATTTTTCATATACCAGTGGACCGTCTTACGTAAACCTGAAGCAAAGCTCTCCTGTGGTTGCCAGTCAAGTTCCGTCTGGAGCTTTTCAGTGCTCATAGCGTAGCGCAGATCATGTCCCGGGCGGTCAGTTACGAACTCTATGAGATTGCTGTGTGGGTTGTTGCCTTTGTTGGGACTGAGTTCATCAAGCAGGCCGCACAGCGTGTGGACTACTTCAATATTCGCCATTTCGCAGTGACCGCCGATGTTGTAACTCGCTCCGACCTTACCGCGCAGCAAGATCTGATATAAGGCGCGAACGTGGTCTTCTACATAAAGCCAGTCACGAACGTTCTTTCCCGTACCGTAAACGGGCAGTGGCTCTCCCTTCAATGCAGCCAGGATGATTAGTGGAATGAGCTTTTCTGGAAACTGATAGGGGCCGTAGTTGTTGGAACAGTTACTGATGGTGACGGGTAGACCAAAAGTATGATACCAGCTGCGTACTAGGTGGTCCGCCGCTGCCTTGCTTGCAGAATAGGGCGAGTTTGGCGCATACGGTGTCGTTTCGGAAAATGCTGGATCAGACGGTTCCAACGATCCGAAAACCTCATCCGTGGAGGTGTGGTGGAATCTGAAATTGCGTTGCTGCTCGGGTAGCAGGCCACGCCAATAGTCCCTTGCTGCCTCGAGCAGCGTGTAGGTGCCGACGATGTTGGAGTGAATAAAGGCGCTGGGAGAATCAATGGATCGATCAACATGCGATTCAGCTGCGAGATGTACAATCGCGTCGGGCGCAAAATCCATAACAATATTCCGCATAGCGGAAGCGTCGCATATGTCTACTTGTGCAAATGAGTAACGGGTAGAATCCTCAAAATCTTGAATGGTCAATAGGCTTCCAGGAAAAGTTAGCTTATCGACGTTAAAAATCTCGACATCGGTCTCGTCCAAGAGATACCGAATCAGGTTAGATCCAATAAAGCCGGCGCCACCGGTTACTAAGATTTTCAATGTTTAATCCCCAAATTATGGACAGGGCATTACCTTTGTGAACTTACATTGTATATGGGACATGAGGGCAGGCAAGATCAAAGGCCACTGAACTCATGTGATCTGTGACGTAGTTCTTTTTAAATGCTGTACGTTGGGCGAAGTCGGTTGAGCGTCTTTAATCGGATTGCATGACCGATGTTTTAGTTAGAGTAAGCCGGCAACGTGTGGCTCAATCGTCCTAAGGATGGCCTTGTATATTTTGGGATTACCCGCGGCGATGTTACCGCTCTGAAGGTAATCATGACCCCCATTCATGTCACTTACCAACCCACCAGCTTCTTGAACGAGGAGGACCCCCGCCGCCATGTCCCATTCTCGTAGCCCAAACTCCCAAAAGCCATCGAAACGGCCACAGGCCACATAGGCCAGATCTAAAGCAGCAGATCCGGCTCGTCTGATCCCGGATGTAGTGGGGAACAAAGACTTAAAGGTGGCAAGGTAGACCTCAAGTCGTTTTTGGTCTTTAAATGGGAATCCCGTGCCAAGCAGTGCGCCTTCCAGCTTAGTTTGTCGACTTACCCGGATCCGCCGATCATTCAATAAAGCCCCTGATCCGCGGGTGGCGGTAAACAGTTCCTGGCGAAGCGGGTCATACACGACGCCCTGTTCGAGCACGCCCTTGTGCATCAGCGCAATGGATACGGCAAACTGCGGGAAACCGTGAAGATAATTGGTAGTGCCGTCCAAAGGGTCGATAATCCATTGATACGCATCGTCTCCTTGTCTACCGCTCTCTTCAGCAAGGATGGCATGATGGGGATATGCCTTATGTATAGTTCGGATGATCGCGTCTTCGGCCTGCCGGTCCACCTCTGTGACGAAGTCATTGTACCCTTTTGTGGTTACCTCTAGGCCCTGAACCCGGTCCATATGTCTTACAATGATATCCCCAGCGGTACGGGCTGCGCGGGCAGCAATGTTGAGCATGGGGTGCATGTGGGATCTCTGCTTGTTTGGCCATGGGCATTGTACGGGCCGATTCACGATCATTGAAGGTTGCAACGACAAACCTGATGATTGCGGCATGACCTTGCAGATAGTTGACAATATTCGCATGGTGCTCGTCGCGACCAGCCATTCCGGCAATATCGGCGCGGCCGCCCGAGCGATGAAAGCCATGGGCCAGCGACGGCTCTACCTCGTTCGGCCAAAGACGTTCCCTTGTGCGGAGGCCACGGCGCGTGCCGCCGGCGCGGATGATGTATTAGCAGAAGCACAGATGTTTCGATCACTCCAGGAGGCCCTTGCGGGATGTGGCCTTGTTATCGGGACGAGTGCGCGCCAACGGAGCATCTCCTGGCCCACACTTGATCCGGTTGGTTGCGCGGGTCGGGTTGTGCAGGAAGCGCAAAGCGGTGAGGTCGCGTTAGTCTTTGGGCGCGAGCGCACAGGACTTACCAACGAAGAGCTCGATCTATGTAATTACGTTGTGCAGATACCTACCGATCCAGCATTTAACTCATTGAACGTGGCTGCCGCGGTTCAGATCATCAGCTATGAAATTATGAAGGCGGCCTCTAGCAACGATCGATCAAAGGATCACGATGAGGGTGACGCACCGCTCGCAACTGCCGAGCAGATGACACAATTCTACACGCATCTCGAGCGGTTAATGATCGAAATCACGTTTATGGATCCAGATAAGCCGCGCCGGCTCATGCGTCGCCTAAAGCGCCTCTTTAACCGCGCGCAACCCGATCAGAATGAGATCAATATACTGCGGGGAATACTGGCGGCCGCCGAGAAGGCGGTGAGAAATGCTCGTGATTAAGGACTATCCGGTGTTCTCGATTCGTACGCTCTCCTCACGGCGTGCCTCGACTGTGCCAATTCGCCAGGCTCTCTCCCCTGAATCTTGAAGACACCGTAAGGCATCTTGCGCGTCTTCTTCTGGGATGCAGGCAACCATACCGATCCCACAATTAAACGTTCGGTACATTTCCTTGGTCTCAATTCGGCCTTTCTCTTGCAACCACTGGAAAATTGGCAGGTGATCCCACGTGGATGCATCAATGTTCGCACACGCAGTTGACGGCAACATTCGAGGGATGTTTTCGATTAACCCACCACCCGTGATGTGTGCTAGGCCATGCACCGGCACCTTCACTATCAACTGGCGTATGGGTTGGACGTATACGCGAGTCGGTTCTAACAGGACAGCGCCAAGCGGCTCGCCAAAGAAGTCTTGCTCTAGGTCCGCTTTTCCCCGTGCTATCACTTTGCGGATGAGGGAGTAGCCATTGGCGTGAGGCCCGTTGGATGCAATACCGATAAGCGCGTCTCCGATTGTGACCTGATGCCCATCGATACAGTCGTCTCGTTCGACAATGCCAACGCAAAATCCAGCCAGATCATAGTCGCCCACGGCATACAGATCCGGCATCTCCGCAGTCTCGCCACCAACCAGTGCCGTGCCCGCCAGTTCACAGCCGTGGGCAATCCCGGAGATAACCTCCGTTGCCAGGTCCACGTCGAGGCGCGCACAGGCGTAATAGTCAAGAAAGAATAATGGCTCAGCACCCTGTACGATGAGGTCATTCACGCACATCGCAACGAGATCAATGCCGATGGTGTTGTGTTTGCCCATGGCGAGTGCGAGCTTCAGCTTGGTTCCAACGCCATCGGTGGTGGATACCAGGATCGGTTTCCGGTAATCAAGCTTTGACAGATCAAACAATGCGCCAAAGCCTCCCAATCGGCCCATGACGCCCGGGCGTTGTGTGCGATCCGCGATAGCTTTGATGCGATCGATCAGCCGGTCGCCCCGGTCGACGCTAACACCTGCGTCCTCATAGGTGAGAGGGGATTGATCACGAGAGCTCACGGGAAGTAATGGTATCGGGCAAGCCTGGGCCGCTGCAAATCTTGACTTGGGATGGGCTCTCGCATAGCGTGCCGCGCATGAGCCGTTACATACGTATCCTCTGCCTGATTGCACTCTTTTCCCCCGGGATATCATCCGCTGCGAATGTGTCTGGTCTGTACGAAGCGGAGGTACCCGTTATCGATCAAGCCGCTGCCACACGTGAGAAGGGGGTAGCAACAGCGCTTCGCGTGGTGTTGGTCAAGGTGACCGGTGACCGAAATGTGGCCAGCCGATCGGCTATTGTGCCTTTGCTGGAGGAGGCCCAGCGCTACGTCCAGCAATATCGTTATCGTGCGGTCTCGCCGACGACAGCCGATGGTTCAGTGTTGCCGGAGGAAAGCCTAGAGCTTTGGGTGCGTTTCGACGCTGGGACGCTTGATAAACGGCTCCGGGATCTTGGAGTGCCAATATGGGGGAAGCAGCGCCCGTCGACGCTCGTGTGGCTGGTGGTGGAAGATGAGGGCGGGCGTCGACTGATCGGCACGGATGAGGAATCCGAATATCTATCTGTTCTGAAAGAGCGGGCAAGCGTGCGGGGGATCCCAATGCTTATCCCTCTGCTGGACCTCGAAGACAATGCGCGTCTCAAGCCCAGCGATGTGTGGGGGGGGTTTAGAGAGCCTATCCTAAAGGCATCCGAACGATATCATTCGGACACGGTGCTTTCTGGGCGGATCGTGCCCATTTTTCCGGGACTGTGGGAGGCGCGTTGGGAATTTTATCTGGATGGACAGTCCGTAAGCTGGATCTCCCAGGGAGATCTTCCGGCATTTGTAATTGATGAAGGAATTGACACGCTTGCTGATAATCTAGCCGCGCGGTTTGTTCGTACAGGGGTGTATACAGAGAAAACTGGCGTGGAAGTGGTCGTAACGGATATCTTTAACGTGGACGAGTATGCGCGGACACTGCACTATCTGCAATCCTTAAAGGCGGTGACTGGCGTTCAGGTCAAACGTGTTGATCCTGGCAAAGTGACGTTTCTTGTCACGGCACATGGCGGTGCGGATGCAATCGCGCAAGCAGTTTCGCTAGGCAAAACGCTGGAGCGGATTACATATAGTGCCGGGCCGTCCTATCGATTGTTGCGCTAGTGAGGATCATCGCATCGTGGCGATTGGACAGGAGTCTTCTCTCGCGGCTGGTATTATGGATCTGATGTTCCCGCCACACAGATCGTACGAAATACCCCTTAATGCATCATGGACGTGATCGACCGTAGTGGTGTTCAATTGCCTCTCGGATTTGCTCCACAGGAGGCAGTTACCTTCGCGACATATCTTCCGGGTCCTAATGGCTATGTGGTCCGGTTTCTGCAACGTTTGTGCGACGGCATCGAAAAGGGAAGTGTTTACCTTTGGGGTCGACGTGACACGGGCAAAACTCACCTTCTGCAGGCGACTTGTCAGCAGGTCGCTGAGCACGGCGGAAGATCGGTGTATCTGCCGTTATCACAGATAGCTCGGCTATCCACGGGGGTGCTGGAGGATCTAGAGGAGCTCGACGTTATTTGTGTCGATGATGTTGACAAGATTGCGGGACACAGCAATTGGGAACAGGCGCTGTTTCATCTGTACAACCGTTTACGTGAGTGCAGCAAGCCCATGGTCGTCACCGGGCGGACCAGCCCACGGGCATTGGGCCTGCAACTCATTGATCTAACTACTCGGCTTGGCTGGGGGCTTGTGTTCCAGCTTAAGGCACTCGCCGATGATGAGAAGGTTAGGGCCTTACAGCAGTGCGCAGTGGCGCGTGGCTTTGAGCTACCCGTTGACGTTGGAGATTTTCTGTTGAGGCGCTGCCCGCGTGACATGGGGGCGCTGTTTGACTTATTGAATCAGCTGGATGAGGCATCGCTCGCGGCACAGCGCCGCCTCACCGTACCCTTTGTCAAGACCTTGCTTGATATCTAACGCACAAGCGCTCAAGCACTCGGAGCAAATTGACACCCGATCCAAAAAACACAGAGATAAAAGCACCGTTCGGTAGATCCTATCTGTAGAGGGATGTTATCTTTGCCTGCAGTGGCTGATGGGATGCTTCTCCGGTCAGGACCACGAGCACCCAGAAGGGGGGACGGCTATGCAGGTTAATCGCGTCGAGGCTAGTCAGGGCTGGGCTTGGATCACATGCGGATGGCGGCTCTTCATGGCCAGTCCCGGCCTGTGGATTGCTTTGCTAATCATCTACCTCGCCATTGAGGTGATCTTGTCATTCATACCCGGTGTTGGTGGGCTGATTCTGATGGTCATATCCCCGGCACTCTATGGGGGTATGCTCTACGGGGCCCGATCGCTTGATCGTGGAGGAGAACTCGGGGTTGGGCATTTGTTTATTGGTTTCACCGATCCCAAGATGCGCGGGCCGTTACTCAGCCTTGGGGGACTGCTTTTGCTCGCGCTCGTCGTGACGCTTGTCATTGGTCAAGTTCTTTCAGGCGGCGCGTTACTACCTGCACTTGGGCAGGCTCAGACAGGCCAGCCACAAGCGTTAGCAGGTGGTGTTTTGATCGCCGTGCTCGTGAGCCTTTCAATTTGGTTACTGGTGTTGATGGCCTTTATTTATGCGTCGCCACTGGTGATGTTTTCCGGTGGCAAACCGATACCTGCACTGAAAAGCAGTTTTGTGGCCTGTCTTCGCAACTT containing:
- the suhB gene encoding inositol-1-monophosphatase gives rise to the protein MHPMLNIAARAARTAGDIIVRHMDRVQGLEVTTKGYNDFVTEVDRQAEDAIIRTIHKAYPHHAILAEESGRQGDDAYQWIIDPLDGTTNYLHGFPQFAVSIALMHKGVLEQGVVYDPLRQELFTATRGSGALLNDRRIRVSRQTKLEGALLGTGFPFKDQKRLEVYLATFKSLFPTTSGIRRAGSAALDLAYVACGRFDGFWEFGLREWDMAAGVLLVQEAGGLVSDMNGGHDYLQSGNIAAGNPKIYKAILRTIEPHVAGLL
- the purM gene encoding phosphoribosylformylglycinamidine cyclo-ligase, with the translated sequence MPLLPVSSRDQSPLTYEDAGVSVDRGDRLIDRIKAIADRTQRPGVMGRLGGFGALFDLSKLDYRKPILVSTTDGVGTKLKLALAMGKHNTIGIDLVAMCVNDLIVQGAEPLFFLDYYACARLDVDLATEVISGIAHGCELAGTALVGGETAEMPDLYAVGDYDLAGFCVGIVERDDCIDGHQVTIGDALIGIASNGPHANGYSLIRKVIARGKADLEQDFFGEPLGAVLLEPTRVYVQPIRQLIVKVPVHGLAHITGGGLIENIPRMLPSTACANIDASTWDHLPIFQWLQEKGRIETKEMYRTFNCGIGMVACIPEEDAQDALRCLQDSGERAWRIGTVEARREESVRIENTG
- a CDS encoding BPSS1780 family membrane protein, yielding MQVNRVEASQGWAWITCGWRLFMASPGLWIALLIIYLAIEVILSFIPGVGGLILMVISPALYGGMLYGARSLDRGGELGVGHLFIGFTDPKMRGPLLSLGGLLLLALVVTLVIGQVLSGGALLPALGQAQTGQPQALAGGVLIAVLVSLSIWLLVLMAFIYASPLVMFSGGKPIPALKSSFVACLRNFLPVSVFSLIYLGLAIVAAIPFGLGFLVLIPVTFGALYCSYKSIYGDG
- the trmJ gene encoding tRNA (cytosine(32)/uridine(32)-2'-O)-methyltransferase TrmJ codes for the protein MTLQIVDNIRMVLVATSHSGNIGAAARAMKAMGQRRLYLVRPKTFPCAEATARAAGADDVLAEAQMFRSLQEALAGCGLVIGTSARQRSISWPTLDPVGCAGRVVQEAQSGEVALVFGRERTGLTNEELDLCNYVVQIPTDPAFNSLNVAAAVQIISYEIMKAASSNDRSKDHDEGDAPLATAEQMTQFYTHLERLMIEITFMDPDKPRRLMRRLKRLFNRAQPDQNEINILRGILAAAEKAVRNARD
- the hda gene encoding DnaA regulatory inactivator Hda — encoded protein: MDVIDRSGVQLPLGFAPQEAVTFATYLPGPNGYVVRFLQRLCDGIEKGSVYLWGRRDTGKTHLLQATCQQVAEHGGRSVYLPLSQIARLSTGVLEDLEELDVICVDDVDKIAGHSNWEQALFHLYNRLRECSKPMVVTGRTSPRALGLQLIDLTTRLGWGLVFQLKALADDEKVRALQQCAVARGFELPVDVGDFLLRRCPRDMGALFDLLNQLDEASLAAQRRLTVPFVKTLLDI
- a CDS encoding sugar phosphate nucleotidyltransferase, giving the protein MKGVILAGGLGTRLHPLTKATNKHLLPVGAEPMLFHPIRQLTGAGIRSILVVTSTLHMGDVVRCLGSGEEFGCILSYKVQEKVGGIAHALALAEDFIVAEKICVILGDNVFEYSIAPYADNFQKQDKGARVLLKKVGDPERFGVAALDEHQVLEIQEKPSNPKSSYAVIGLYFYDDQIFDIIRSIKPSARGEFEITTVNNAYIEKNQLQYDICRGRWTDAGTFESLFEANQIMISNNNKILPHS
- the rfbB gene encoding dTDP-glucose 4,6-dehydratase; this encodes MKILVTGGAGFIGSNLIRYLLDETDVEIFNVDKLTFPGSLLTIQDFEDSTRYSFAQVDICDASAMRNIVMDFAPDAIVHLAAESHVDRSIDSPSAFIHSNIVGTYTLLEAARDYWRGLLPEQQRNFRFHHTSTDEVFGSLEPSDPAFSETTPYAPNSPYSASKAAADHLVRSWYHTFGLPVTISNCSNNYGPYQFPEKLIPLIILAALKGEPLPVYGTGKNVRDWLYVEDHVRALYQILLRGKVGASYNIGGHCEMANIEVVHTLCGLLDELSPNKGNNPHSNLIEFVTDRPGHDLRYAMSTEKLQTELDWQPQESFASGLRKTVHWYMKNLDWCERVISGSYQGERLGLG
- a CDS encoding DUF2066 domain-containing protein; the encoded protein is MSRYIRILCLIALFSPGISSAANVSGLYEAEVPVIDQAAATREKGVATALRVVLVKVTGDRNVASRSAIVPLLEEAQRYVQQYRYRAVSPTTADGSVLPEESLELWVRFDAGTLDKRLRDLGVPIWGKQRPSTLVWLVVEDEGGRRLIGTDEESEYLSVLKERASVRGIPMLIPLLDLEDNARLKPSDVWGGFREPILKASERYHSDTVLSGRIVPIFPGLWEARWEFYLDGQSVSWISQGDLPAFVIDEGIDTLADNLAARFVRTGVYTEKTGVEVVVTDIFNVDEYARTLHYLQSLKAVTGVQVKRVDPGKVTFLVTAHGGADAIAQAVSLGKTLERITYSAGPSYRLLR